Sequence from the Ochrobactrum vermis genome:
AAGCGCTGGCCCGTTATGGCAGACCCGACATATTCAATACCGATCAGGGCTCGCAGTTCACCTCGATGGACTTCACGACGGTGCTGAAGAAGGCGGAAATCGCCATCTCGATGGATGGCAAGGGTGCGTGGCGGGACAACGTCTTCGTCGAGCGGCTCTGGCGTTCGATCAAATACGAGGAAGTCTACCTCCACGCCTATAAAACAGTGTCCGAGGCCCGCGCTGGCATCGGCCGCTATCTGACCTTTTACAATAGCCGACGCCCACATTCATCCCTTGACCGGCAGACACCGGATCAGGCCTACTTCAACGCGCTGGCACCAATGATGGTGGCGGCATAATCGAGGCGGAAATCCACTTAGCGAAACGCCCGAAACTGTTCAGACAAACCGAGCCACCTCTGGTGGTGCATATACCGGGAACGGATCCTGGGGAGGTGGGTTGTTGAAACAGGGAGGATTGGCAGACGACCGCTTCCTCTATCGTTTTGGCTTGGGTATTGCTGACGTGACGCTGCCAGTTTTCCCCTTCGGAGGCAGCAGCGAGGTTGATTATGGCAATGCAATGAAATTCGGCTTTGGGAATATCCGCTACAAGGTCCCCAATACGTCATTTTCCATTGGACCGCAGTTTATCTACCGGACGTCGGATATCTCGCTTGATGCGCAGGGGCCTTTGGCTGACCAGGTAAACAGGATCATCGGAAGATTTGAAGGGGAGCACCAGTATGTCGCTCTGGGGTTGTCGATGAACTACGACACGCGCGACAACAAGATCACTCCGACGGATGGTATAAACGCCATTCTGAAGTTCGATGTCTACTCCGGTGCGTTGGGAAGCGACAGGGATTTCACCGAGGGAACGCTCAATGTGCACGCCTTCCACAAGCTAAACGACGCATGGTCAATCGGCACGAAACTGAGTGTTGACACTGTGTCTGCAGAGGCGCCGTTCTTTATGGCACCAGCCGTTGATCTTCGCGGCATTGAATCTGGCCGCTATCAAGGTGATACGGCCTTGAGTATCGAGACCGAACTTCGCCATCAGTTCACACCTCGTTGGGCGGGGGTGCTGTTTGGCGGCTATGGTGAGACCTTTGTCAACCATTCTCGACTTTACGAGCCTCAGGACAATATCTGGACTTATGGAGCGGGTATCAGATACAAGATCGCTCGCAAATTTGGTATCGATGCCGGACTGGATGTCGCACGCGGGCCGGAAAGCACCATCTTCTATATCCAGTTCGGACATGCGTGGGGACGAACTATGGACTGAGCGGGTTAGTTTGATGTCTTGCTCATATGGTTATCTGTTATCATCCGACATCCGACGTCGCCTGATCGTTTGCCTTGGCAACTCTCCAAAAAGTTCGCGATACCAGCCAGTGGACTTTCTTCGGAAAAGTGGAGAGGCATTTTGCATTTAGGCGGTCATTCGCTCGAACTGAGCGGGGCTCAATTAGTCGAGAGAAGAATTACGGCGGACTGGATTGTAGAAGCTGCGTTCAGCCAGGCCTTGAGGGCATGGCAATTTGGGCAGGTCGGGGTGGTGTAGATAGCCGCCCAGGCGTCGTTGTTCGTGATCATGTTCTTTCCTTGCATGGAAGCGGTATGCGCGGACTTGCACCAGCGAATCCCGTGCTGCGCTCGTCATTCG
This genomic interval carries:
- a CDS encoding BamA/TamA family outer membrane protein, which encodes MKQGGLADDRFLYRFGLGIADVTLPVFPFGGSSEVDYGNAMKFGFGNIRYKVPNTSFSIGPQFIYRTSDISLDAQGPLADQVNRIIGRFEGEHQYVALGLSMNYDTRDNKITPTDGINAILKFDVYSGALGSDRDFTEGTLNVHAFHKLNDAWSIGTKLSVDTVSAEAPFFMAPAVDLRGIESGRYQGDTALSIETELRHQFTPRWAGVLFGGYGETFVNHSRLYEPQDNIWTYGAGIRYKIARKFGIDAGLDVARGPESTIFYIQFGHAWGRTMD